The following DNA comes from Rhodopseudomonas boonkerdii.
GAATGCGCATACCGACGGCGACACCTATGTCTATTTCAAGAGCGCCAATGTGCTCGCAACCGGCGATACCTTCACCAACGGCCGCTATCCGAATATCGACGTCCTCAACGGCGGGAACATCAAAGGCATGATCGCCGCGGCAGACACCTATCTGAAGATGACCAACGACAGGACCAAAATCGTCCCCGGCCACGGCCCACTCGGCGACAGGACTGCACTCACCGCCTATCGCGACATGCTGGTCACCGCACGCGACCGAATGGCGAAACTGGTCAAGGAAGGCAAGACCGAGGACGAGGTGATGGCGGCGAAGCCGTTCGCCGATTTCGATGCAAAATGGGCACCGAACGAGACGGCGAGCAAGAACTTCATCCGCGCCGTCTATGGTTCATTGGTGCCGAAGAAGGTGGGAGTCAAGTCGTGAAGGACCTGCTTCCCCTGGCCGAGAAAGTCGCGGTCGAGCTCATCGCACGCAAGCAGACGATCGGTGTCGCGGAATCCTCGACAGGCGGGCTGCTCTCTGCGGCTCTGCTCGCAGTGCCCGGCGCATCCGCCTATTTCATCGGTGGCGGCGTGATCTATACGCGCGATGCGCGACGTGCGCTGATGGAGATTCCCGACGACGCGTTTCGGGTGCCGGGCATGCGTTCGTCATCCGAGCCCTATGCGCAACTGCTTGCATCGCAGATCCGCGAGCGGCTGGGCTGCGACTGGGGATTGTCGGAAACGGGCGCTGCCGGGCCCTCAGGCAATCGCTATGGCGATGCCGCCGGGCATAGCTGTATCGCTGTAGCGGGGCCGGCCAATGACGTCATGACGCTGGAAACCGGCAGCAGCGACCGACAAGAGAACATGCAGGTGTTCGCGCAGACGGCACTGACGTTCTTGCTGAAGAATTTGAAAAATTAACAGCGCCACTCTTTTCACCTCTCCCCACCGGGGAGAGGTGAAGGAAGCGCGACTGCGCATGCCGGGACTATGCCATCACCGCTTCCGCCCTGATACAGCGCACCACGCGATCACCCGCGAGCTCCACATTCGGCGGCGGACCTTCGACGCAGCGTGGCTCGGCGAACTTGCAACGCGGAGCGAAGGAACAGCTCGTTGGCGGCTTGTCGAGCGAGGGCGGCGTACCAGGGATGGTCTCCAGCCGCTTACCGCGCCTGGCACCGTGGACGGTCGAGGACAGCAACCCCTTCGGATAAGGATGCACGGCCGAACGGACGATCTGACTCAGCGTGCCCTGCTCCACGATCTGGCCGGCATACATGACCGCGACACGGTCGCAAATTTCGATGGCAACGCCGATATCGTGGGTGACGAAAATGATCGACATACCGAACTCGCGCTGCAGCTCACGCAGCAGCAGGAGAACCTGGATCTGCACGGTGGCGTCCAGTGCGGTGGTCGGCTCATCCGCCAGCAGGATTTTTGGCTTGCAGGCGAGCGCAAGCGCAATCATGGCGCGCTGGCGCATGCCGCCCGACATCTCGTGCGGATAGGCGTCGAGACGGCGCTTGGCCGAGGGAATGCGCACGACTTCGAGCATGTCGAGTGCGCGCTTCATCCCTTCCGCATAGGTCTTGCCCTCATGTCGCACCACACTCTCGGCTATCTGCTGACCGATGGTGTAGACGGGATCGAGCGCCAGCGCCGGTTCCTGAAAGATCATGGACACGCTCTGGCCGCGAAACTTCGACAGCTCCTCGTCATCCAGCGCGAGCACGTCCTTACCGAGCACGTTGATGGTGCCGGTGATCTGCGTGCGCTTCTTCGGCAACAGACGCATCAGCGCACGCAAGGTGACACTCTTGCCGGAGCCGGACTCGCCGAGCAGGCCGAGCACCTCTCCCTCTTTCACGGACAGACTGAGATCGTTGACCGCATAAACGGTGCGCTCGCCGCCGAAGCGGACATTGAGATTGCGAACGTCGATCAGATTGGTCATGGCAGGTCCGGGCATTTCGTATGGTGATCGGTCGCGCGCTGGAACGCCGCACCGATCGTCAGGATCGTCGTCTCTTCGAACGGGCGGCCGACGAGCTGCATGCCGACCGGCAGGTTCGCTTTGGTGAAACCGGCCGGAATCGAAAGCGCGGGCAGACCGAGATAATTGATCGGACGCGTAAAGCGCGTGACACGCTGGATCAGCGCCTCGGCACCCGGACCGTTGCCGATGTCGGTCTCATCGATGCGCGGCGCTGCCATCGGCGAGACCGGCGCCAGAATGGCGTCGACACCCGTAACAGCGGCCAAATGTGCGGCAAGCGCCGGACCGCGCCATCGCAGAGCTTCGAGATAGGCAACGCCGGTAACAGCGAGGCCGTTCTCGAGGCGCATCAGGACCTGCGGGCCGTAATCCTGCGGGCGCTCGATCATCCAGCGCTTGTGCAGGGCCGCGGCTTCCGTGGCGAGCACGAGCTGCGACGCACCGCTCAGCTGAAGCTGGTTCGGAAGATCGACTTCGACGATCGCAATCCCCTCGTCCCTCAACGCCGCGATGGTGTTCTGCAGGATCGCGGCGACCTCGGGATCGAGATCGTCCACGTAGAAGGCCTTCGGGACGCCGACGGTCATGCCCCTGGCGGACGCCCTGGTGGCCGCCATGTAGTCCGGCACCTCGCGAGAGCTGGCGGTCGGATCGAGCGGATCGGCACCCGCCATCAGGCCGGTGACCAGTGCACAGTCCTCGACCGTGCGCGCCAGCGGGCCGACCGTGTCGAGCGACTGCGACAATGGCATCGCACCCGCACGGCTGATAAGGCCAACGGTCGTCTTCAGGCCGGAGACGCCGCAGAAATGCGCGGGCATACGGATCGAGCCGCCGGTGTCGGAACCAAGCGCAGCGAAGGTCAAGCGCGCGGCCACCGCCGAGCCGGAGCCCGAAGACGAACCGCCGGTCGCATGAGCGACGTTCCAGGGATTGCGGACCGGCCCGTAGTGCGTGTTGTGACCGAGGGGGCCGAAGGCAAATTCGACCATCTGCAGCGAACCCAGTCTGACCGTGCCGGCGTCCTTCAGGCGTTGTAGCGAGGTGGCAGTGCTCTTGGCGACCCAGTCCTTGCGGATTTTGGAGCCACAGGTCACTACGTGACCTTCGTCGTAATACATATCCTTATGCGCCATCGGCACGCCATGCAGTGGACCGCAGCTCTCGCCCTTGGCAAGAGCCGCATCGGCTGCTTCAGCCGCCGCAAGCGCGGTCTCGGCCTCGATGGACATGTAGGCGTTGAGATGCGGCTGCCATTTGGCAACACGGTCGAGGCAGGATTGCGTCGCCTCGCGCGAGGACAGCTTCCTCGCCGCGATTGCGCCCGCAACCTCGGTCACCGAGAGCAATGCAGGTTCGGTACCGCTCATTTGCCGACCTTTCCGTTCTGGACCGCGACATAGGTCGCAGGCTCGAGATCGAGCGGCAACGTACCGGCAATGGCGGCGAAGTTGTCGAAGGCCGGGCCCATGGAGACGGCGATACGCTCGGCCACTTCATCGGAGGCTGGCAATCCCGTCACTTCGGACAGAACCTTGATCTGCTTCGCATTGGGTTTCGCCATCTTACTGTACTCCTGCGGCTGGCGCCTTGCTGTGACCGGAGCCGGGAATCGCCATGAAACATGCCGCCTGATGACCACCGGCAGTGATCTCCGTCAGCGCCGGCTTGCTCTCGCCGCACATGGCTTCCGCAAAGGCGCAGCGGGTATGGAAGCGGCAGCCGGACGGCGGATCGATCGGATTCGGCGGATCGCCGGTGATCGGCGGGGTCTGGGTACGGTTGTCAGGATCGGTGGACGGCATGGCTGCGAGCAGCGCACGCGTGTAGGGATGCGCCGGCGCATCCCAGACCTCATCGACGGGACCGAGTTCGACCACCTCGCCAAGATACATGACCAGCACGCGGTCGGAGATGTAGCGGACAACATTGAGATCGTGGCTGATGAAGAGATAGGTCAAGCCGAATTCGCGCTTGAGATCGACGAGCAGATTGAGCACCTGCGCCTCGACCGACTTGTCGAGCGCCGACACGGCCTCGTCGAGAATGACGAGGCGCGGCGACAAGGCGAGCGCGCGCGCGATGTTGACGCGCTGACGCTGGCCACCGGAGACTTCGTGGGGATAGCGATTGGCGAATATTTCCGGTCGCAGCCCGACTTTGCCGAGCAGATCGCGGGCCAGCGCGCGGGCGGCCTTGTCGGCCATGCCATGAACCTTCGGGCCAAAGGCGATGGATTCCTCGACGGTGAGGCGCGGATTCAGCGAGGCGTAACTGTCCTGAAACACCATCTGCATGCCGCGGCGCAACTCGCGCAGCGTCAGCTCACGACCAACCATGCGGCCGTCGAAAATGATGTCGCCGGAATTGCGCGGCATCAGATGCATCAGAAGACGCGCCGTGGTGGACTTGCCGCAACCGGACTCGCCGACGATGCCGACCGTCTCGCCCTTGCCGATGGCGAAGGTGACGTCGTCGACCGCGCGGACGGTCTTGCCGGGAGAGAACAGGCCGCCGCGCACCGGGAAGTGCTTTGTCAGGCCCCTCACATGCAGCAGCGGCTGCATTTCGCCACCGAGGTCCTCGATGGGATCGAGCATCTTGTCGGTGATTTCGAGCGTATCTGTCATGGCGTCAGTTCCGGATATCCATGGCGCTGCGCATGCCGTCGCTCAGCAGGTTGAAGCAGATCGACACGGCGAAGATCATCACGCCGGGCAGCGCGGCCACCCACGGATTGACATAGATCGCGGTGCGCAACGTGTTGAGCATCAGACCCCATTCCGGCTCCGGCGGCTTGGTGCCGAGGCCGAGAAAGGAGAGACCGGCGGCGAGGATCATCGACACCGAGATCAGGCCCGTCGCATAGACGAAGATGGAACCCAGCACATTGCCGAGCATGTGAACGCGCATGATGGTGAAGGCATCGGCGCCCGAAGCACGGGCCGCTTCCACATAATCCATATTGCGTACGCCGGTGGTGACGCTCTCCGCCACGCGGGTGATCTGTGGAACGAAGACGATCGTGAGTGAGACGATGGAGTTAACGATGCCCGCACCGAGCGCGCCGGAGATCGCGATCGCCAGCAACACCGAAGGAAAGGCATAGAACACGTCCACCGTCCGCATGATGGCGGTGTTGAGCTTGCCGCCGACATAGCCTGCCACGAGACCAAGTCCGGTGCCGATGATGAAAGCGAAGATCACCGGCAGGATGCCGATGAGCAGCGACAGCCGGCCGCCATAGATCAGGCGTGCCAGCATGTCGCGACCGAGCTCGTCGGTACCGAGCGGATAGTTGGGCGTACCGACGGCCCGCAGGCGGCGGATCATCGAGCCCTGATAGGGATCGGCAAGACCGAGATAGGGTGCGAAGATCGCAGCGAGCAGGATCAGCAGCAGGATCGCGGCGCAGGCCATGGAGACCTTGTCACGGACGATGCGGCGGCCGACCGTCGCCCAATAGCCGCGGGCTTTGGTGGCGGGTGCTGCCTGGAGGGCAGTATCTGTGATCACAGTCATGGCGTCAGGCCCGCTTGATGCGCGGATCGATGGACGCCTGCGCGATATCGACCAGAAGATTGAGGAAAACGAAGAACAACGCCAGCACCAGAATCGTGCCCTGCAACAGCGGCAGGTCGCGCTGGAAAATTGCCGAGTTCAGCAACAGGCCCGAACCGGGCCAGGAAAATACGGTCTCGATCAGGATCGAACCGCCGAGCATGTAGCCGAGTTGCAGGCCCATCACCGCGAGGGCCGTGGGTGCGGCGTTCTTGATGACATGCTTGAACACCTTGAATTCCTGCAAACCCTTTGCGCGCAGCGCCTCGACAAAGTCCTGCGAGAGAATGTCGCCGGTGAGCGCACGCACGGTGCGGGTGACGATACCCATGGGGATAACCGACGTCGTGACCGCAGGCAGGATCAGATACTTGATGTGCTCCCAGTCCCACGCCCAGGCACCGGAACCGCCGGGGCCGGCACCGACTGCGGGCAGCCAGTTGAGCTGGACCGAAAAGATGATGACCAGCACCATGCCAAGCCAGTAATGCGGCACGGAGACGCCGGCGATGGCGATAGAGGTTGCGACCTTGTCGACCCAGGTATCGCGGAAATAACCGGCGACCAGACCGAAGAACAGGCCGAGCGTGAAGCCGATGGCTGCGGCGAAGATCGCGAGCATCACGGTGTTGCGGACGGCATTCATGACTTCGGCGAGCACCGGACGGCCCGTCGCGATGGAGGCGCCGAGATCACCATGCAGCGCACGCCAAACCCAGAGGCCGAACTGCACCGGCAGCGGCTTGTCGAATCCATAGGCCACGCGCAGCTGTTGCGCCAACTCCTGAGAAGCATCGGCGGGGAGAACGGCCACCAGCGGATCGCCCGGCGTGATGTGCACGAGCAGGAAGCACACCAGCGCGACGCTGAGAATGATGGGGATCGCATAGACGATGCGACGGGCAACATAAGCGAACAAGGGGCACCTTTACTTTCTTCCCCGCGCCCTTGGCCGGAGCGGAGCTCCGGACGGGGAGAGGGTGGATCGATCGAGCAGAGCGAGATCGAGACAGGAGGGGATGGTTCGGCTGGTCGCCTGCTAACAGGCCCTCTCCCGCCTTCGCTTCGCTCAGGTCCCCTCTCCCGCTCTAGCGAAGCTTCGCCTGACGGGAGAGGGGTAGAGAAGCGCCTTACGGCGTCATGGTCATGGTCGAGAAATCGACGAACCAGCTCTTCGGCTGCACGAAGTTCTTGATCTTCGGGCTGAGCGCGCGAGGACCCACGTCATGCGCCACATAGAGGAACGCCGCATCATCCACCGACGCTGCGTGCAACTCGGCAAGGGCCTTGTCGCGCTCGGCCGCGTCGAACGTGGTGCGTGCCTTCTTCACCAGTTCGTCGAACTTGGGATTGTTGATGAAGCCCCAATTGTTCGATAGCGGCGGCGCCATACCCGATTGCAGGAAGCGGACCAGAGCGAAGAACGGATCCATTGCCGCATAAGTGACGTTGGTGGCATGCGAACCGTTGGCGGTCGGATCCTTGGCGCCGCGGCGCCAGTTGGTGAACAACGTGTTCCACTCGATGACGTCGAGCTTGACGTCAAAATAGCATTCCGCCAGCGCCTGCTGCAGGTATTCGTTCATTGGCAGCGGCTGCATCTGGCCGGAGCCAGAAGCAGAGGTCTGCGTCTTCACGGTGAGCTTCTTGTTGGGGCCGTAGCCGGCTTCCGCCATCAGCTTCTGCGCTTCCTTCAGATCGTATTTGATCTTGAAGGACGGATTGCCATACCAGGGATGGCCGGGCTCGAAGGTGCCGGTGGCAGGAACCATCAGACCGGCAAGCAGACCGTCGCGCAGACCTTCGCGATCGATGCAGAGATTGGCGGCCTTACGAACACGAATGTCGTTCCATGGCGAGCCCTCGATACGCGAAAACTGCCAAGGCCATACATGCGGCTGCTCGTTCTTCTCGATCTTGAAACCCCGCGCGGTGATCTCCTTCACCGCATCCGGCGCCGGCGCTTCGGCCCAGTCGATCTGGCCGGACAGCAGCGCCGCGGTGCGTGCATTGGCTTCCGGCATGGGTAGCAACACCAGACGATCGACCTTCGGCACACGCGCCTTGTCCCAGTAGGCTTCGTTCTTCACCAGTTCGAGACGCTCGCGCGGCGTGAATTTGGACATCTTCCATGCACCGGTGCCCGATGCGTCCTTGGAAAACGCATCCCACGCGGCAGCCGACTTTGCCTTGGCGTCGGCGCCTTGCGCCTTGTCATAGAAAGACTGCCACTTGGTCGGACTTGCCATGAAGAGGTTAGTCAGATTGATCGGCAGGAAGGAATCCGGCTCTTTCGTCGTCAGCTCGACGGTCATGTCGTCGATCTTCTTTGCCGAGACCAGCGTTGGCATGCGCGAGGCGGTGACACCGACCTGGCTTGCATCGAATTGCGGCGCATCCTGCTTCAGCACCTTCTCGACGTTCCATACCACGGCGTCGGCATTGAAATCGCTACCGTCGTGAAATTTGACGCCAGGACGCAGCTTGAAGATCCACTTGGTCTTGTCGCTGTCGTTAACTGCCCATTCCGTAGCCAATCCAGGGATCACAACGCTCGGCTTGGTGGCAGAGGAAAGATCCCACAGGGTGAGACCCTCATACATTGTATTGCCGGTGAAGCGATTGCCTTCAAAGCCCTGATCGGGTTGACCGAGCGTGCGCGGAATATCCGCGGCAGTCATGCCGATCTTCACCACGATTTCGGCTTGCGCGAATTGCGGCAGCGTCAGCGTCGTCGCGACGGTGAGCATGGCAAGAGCCGTCTTCAGACGGCCGGCGGCCGGTTTGTTGATACGCATTCTAACTAGTCCCCTTCTTCCTAAACGAATTCAGTTGGCTAATTCTGATGCAGAGCAATGCAACGCCTGTGCCACAAATCAGAGCAACGTGCGCTTGTGGTGTACACCCCTTTCACCCGCGACCGACTGGCACATGCCACGCAAGCGGTATGAGTGTGGCATTAAGCTTGCTTGCATGCCAGCGACTGTTGTTCACGTCAGGAGCTGGGGATGAGTTTGAAGTTTTCTTTCGTTGGTGCGGCACTTGCGGCCGTTGTCGGCCTCGCTGCACCCGCGAAAGCCGAGAGCGTTGTGCGTTACGGCATTTCAATGGCGGACATTCCGCTAACGACCGGCCAACCCGATCGCGGCGCCGGCGGCTATCAATTTACCGGTTACACCATCTACGACCCGCTGGTCGCATGGGAAATGGACGTGGCCGATCGTCCCGGCAAACTGATCCCCGGCCTTGCCACAGAATGGAAGGTCGACGACACGGACAAGACCAAATGGCGTTTCACCCTGCGCAAGGGCGTCAAGTTTCACGACGGCAGCGACTTCAATGCCGATGCGGTGATCTGGAATCTGGACAAGGTGCTGAATGAAAAGGCACCGCAGTTCGACAAGCGCCAGAGTGCGCAGGTGAAGACCCGCCTGCCGTCGGTCGCGAGTTACGCCAAGATCGACGACGGCACGGTGGAGATCACCACCAAGACAGTCGATTCATTTTTCCCCTATCAGATGCTCTGGTTCCTCGTCTCCAGCCCGGCGCAATATGAAAAAGTCGGCAAGGACTGGGACAAATTCGCGTCGCAACCTTCGGGCACCGGCCCGTTCAAGCTGACCAGGCTGGTGCCGCGCGAACTCGCCGAGCTCAGCAAGAACGCTGATTACTGGGACAAGAAGCGTTTGCCGAAAACCGACAAGCTGGTGCTGATCCCGATGCCGGAAGCGCTCACCCGCACCAACGCGCTGCTCGCCGGCCAGGTGGATCTGATCGAAACCCCTGCTCCCGATGCCGTGCCACAACTCAAGGGCGCCGGCATGAAGATCGTGGACAACGTTACGCCGCATGTCTGGAACTATCATCTCAGCGTGCTTCCGGGTTCGCCCTGGACTGACGTCCGCCTGCGCAAGGCACTTAACCTCGCCATCGACCGCGATGGCGTCGTTGCACTCATGAACGGTCTCGCCAAGCCGGCGATCGGTCAGGTCGATCCGTCGAGCCCGTGGTTCGGCAAGCCGAGCTTCAAGATCAAATACGATCTCGCCGAAGCCAAGAAGCTGGTGAAAGAGGCGGGCTATGGCCCGGACAAGCCGCTGAAGGCGACTTTCATCATCGCCAATGGCGGCACCGGCCAGATGCTCTCGCTGCCGATCAATGAATTCTTGCAGCAGAGCTTCAAGGAAATTGGCATCGAGATCGAGTTCAAGGTGGTCGAGCTCGAAGTGCTCTACACCGCGTGGCGCAAGGGCGCCGCCGACGACAGCATGAAGGGCATCACGTCGAACAATATTGCCTACGTCACCTCGGACCCACTCTACGCCATCGTTCGCTTCTTCCATTCCGGCCAGATCGCGCCAGTCGGTGTGAACTGGGGCGGCTACAAGAATCCGAAGGTCGATGCCCTGATCGACGAGGCCAAGAACAATTTCGATCAGAAGAAGCAGGACGAACTCCTGGCCGAAGCTCATGCGCAGATTGTCGACGATGCCGTTCTGGTCTGGGTGGTGCACGACACCAACCCGCATGCGTTGTCGCCGAAGGTCAAGAAGTTCGTGCAGGCGCAGCACTGGTTCCAGGATCTGACGACGATCGGCCTGGACTGATCCGATACTCACAACTGTCGCCACCCGGCTTGACCGGGTGGCCCAATATACGCGCTGCCGGTGGTTGTTCGCCGACGTCGGTGTCTGCTGGATTCCCCGCTTTTGCGGGGGACGACAAATGCGCCGTCAAACTACCGCAACCGCACGATCACGCCTTCGTTGCCACTCAACTCCAGCGGTCCGGCGACATTCTCTCCTTGGCGATCGAGCTTCGTCGAGATCAGCACCTCCCCGGCCCTGACATGAAGTGATGCGGGCTCGCCCGTGAAATTCAGCGCGACCAGAATCGACTGCTCGTCATAGGTCCGCCGATAAGCGAGAATCGCATCCTGCGTCTCCACCTGATCGTAGGTGCCGAATACCAATTCCGGTGTGCGCTTCCGCAAGGCAATCAGCTTCACATAGAGGCTGAGGATGGAATACGGATCAGCGGCCAGCGCAGCCGCATTTTTCTCATGGTAATCGTCATCGAGCGGCAGCCACGGCATGCCCGTGGTGAAGCCGGCATTCTCGCCTGCCGACCACTGCATCGGCGTGCGGCAGCCGTCGCGGCCAACACCGATCCCCGGCACATTCTTCTCGAACGGATCCTGCACCTGATCCGGCGCAATCGGCACCTGCTTCATGCCGATTTCGTCACCGTAGTAGAGCGTCGGCGTGCCCCGCAGCGTCAGCAGCAGCACCGCCGCGACACGCGCCTGCGCTTCGCCTAAGCGCGTCGCGACCCGCGGCCGGTCGTGGTTGCCGAGCACCCAATTCGGCCAAGCGCCGAGCGGCAACGCGGCCTCATAGCGCGCAATCAGATCGGCGATGTCAGGCGCATGCCACGGCGCCGACAGCAGCGCGAAATTGAACGGCAGATGGGCGCCGGAAAGGTCCTTGCCGTAATAGGCCACGAGCCGGTCGATCGGCAGATAGATCTCGCCGATCAGCACGCGATCCTCGAATTGATCGACGACCTGGCGCATCTCCGCGACGATCTCCTGCGTCTCCGGGCGATCGGCGGAGTAGAGGGAGACCAGCTTCTCATGCGGCGGGCGGCCTGCAATATAGTTGGGATTAACCGGGTTATCGCGATACTGGTCATCCTTGATCAGGTGCCAGATCACGTCGACGCGAAAGCCATCAACCCCGCGGCGCATCCAGAAGCGCATCGCCTCATAGATGGCATCGCGTACATCGGGATTGCGCCAGTTGAGATCGGGCTGCCGGTCGAGGAAGGCGTGATAGTAGCACTGCCCCGTGGCCTCGTCATACTGCCACGAACTGCCGCCGAATTCGGATAGCCAGTTGGTCGGCGCACTGCCGTCCGACTTAGGATCGCGCCAGATGTACCAGTCGCGTTTCGGATTGTCGCGCGACGACCGGCTCTCGACGAACCAAGGATGCTCGTCGGAGGTATGGTTCGGCACAAGATCGAGGATGACCCGCAATCCGTTGGCATGCGCCGCTTCCACCAGCCTGTCGAAATCCGTGAGCGAGCCGAACAGCGGATGGATGTCCACGTAATTCGAGATGTCGTAACCGAAATCAGCCATCGGCGATGGGAAGATCGGCGAAATCCAGACGGCATCGATGCCGAGCTGACGCAGATAGGGCAGACGCTGAACGATACCGGCAAGATCGCCAACACCATCTCCGTTTGAATCCTGAAATGAGCGGGGATAGATCTGATAGATCGTCCCAGCCTGCCACCAGATCGATGCTGCAGGCGCGTTGCTTGAAAAGGTCATGAGGCGGATTGAACCCGACGGAATGAGCTAAAATCGGCACGAAAAAGCGGCCCTTCCAAGGAAGAGCCGCCGAATCGCACGCTCCGGATTCTAGTAGCGTTCGATGACAGTTCGACGCTCGACGCCGCCGTCATAGTACCCGCGATCGCGGTCACGGTTGCGCTTGATGATGACCGTCTCGTCGCGGTCGCGGCGATCGCGATAGTAATCGCGGTCATAGTCGCGATAGTAACGATCGCGACCCACCGCGCCTACGGTGACACCGCCCGGCCCCACGCCCACGCCGATTTCCTGCGCACTTGCGGAGGTAACCGGAAGTGCCGTACCGATAGCCGCCGCCGCAACGGCGATAATGGCAACATGTTTGATCATGACCTGCTCCTCAGTTGCGTAACGATGAAGAAGCAATCCGGCGTCCCGGTGTTCGTTCCGGCACTTTGTGGCTAAATCACGCGATAAACCGCGATCGCAAAGGAACCAAATGCGTGCTCGTTGCGCGGAGACAACTATTCGGCAGGCGTGATGGCATTGGTCGGCGTCGGCCGATCGGTGATCTGTTGGCCGAACAGGCTGCCGACCAGCTCCACCATCACCCGCGCGGTGCGGCCGCGCTCGTCGAGGAAGGGATTGAGTTCGACCACATCGAGCGAGCACAGCAGACCGGAATCGTGGAGCAGCTCCATGATGAGATGAGCTTCGCGATAGGTCGCACCGCCCTGCACCGTAGTACCGACACCGGGTGCGGTAATCGGATCGAGGAAATCCACATCCAGCGAGACATGCAGTACGCCGTTACGAGCCTTGACGCGATCAATAACCCGGCGGATCAGCACACCGACGCCGAATTCATCGATCTGGCGCATATCGATCAGCGAGACCTTGCGTTGTCTCACCAGCTCCTTTTCAAGCTTATCGATCGAGCGGATACCGAACAGGTCGAGATGATCGGGCGTGATCGCCGCGCGCGGCTCGCTGTCGAGCAGTCCGTCGAGGCCCGGCTCGCCGCACAGGAAGGCGGCGGACATGCCGTGCATGTTGCCGGTAATGGTGGTGTGCGGCGTGTTGTAGTCGGCATGGGCATCGAGCCACAGCACGAACAGCTCACGCCCTTGCGCGTGCCAGTGGCGGGCGACACCGTTCACGGACCCCATCGACAGACTATGGTCGCCGCCGATGAAGATCGGAAGCGCGCCGGACGCGGACAGCCCATAGGCGCGTGCACTGAGCGCCTGAACATAGGCCTGGATGTCACGATAATG
Coding sequences within:
- a CDS encoding ABC transporter permease, which translates into the protein MFAYVARRIVYAIPIILSVALVCFLLVHITPGDPLVAVLPADASQELAQQLRVAYGFDKPLPVQFGLWVWRALHGDLGASIATGRPVLAEVMNAVRNTVMLAIFAAAIGFTLGLFFGLVAGYFRDTWVDKVATSIAIAGVSVPHYWLGMVLVIIFSVQLNWLPAVGAGPGGSGAWAWDWEHIKYLILPAVTTSVIPMGIVTRTVRALTGDILSQDFVEALRAKGLQEFKVFKHVIKNAAPTALAVMGLQLGYMLGGSILIETVFSWPGSGLLLNSAIFQRDLPLLQGTILVLALFFVFLNLLVDIAQASIDPRIKRA
- a CDS encoding ABC transporter ATP-binding protein gives rise to the protein MTDTLEITDKMLDPIEDLGGEMQPLLHVRGLTKHFPVRGGLFSPGKTVRAVDDVTFAIGKGETVGIVGESGCGKSTTARLLMHLMPRNSGDIIFDGRMVGRELTLRELRRGMQMVFQDSYASLNPRLTVEESIAFGPKVHGMADKAARALARDLLGKVGLRPEIFANRYPHEVSGGQRQRVNIARALALSPRLVILDEAVSALDKSVEAQVLNLLVDLKREFGLTYLFISHDLNVVRYISDRVLVMYLGEVVELGPVDEVWDAPAHPYTRALLAAMPSTDPDNRTQTPPITGDPPNPIDPPSGCRFHTRCAFAEAMCGESKPALTEITAGGHQAACFMAIPGSGHSKAPAAGVQ
- a CDS encoding amidase is translated as MSGTEPALLSVTEVAGAIAARKLSSREATQSCLDRVAKWQPHLNAYMSIEAETALAAAEAADAALAKGESCGPLHGVPMAHKDMYYDEGHVVTCGSKIRKDWVAKSTATSLQRLKDAGTVRLGSLQMVEFAFGPLGHNTHYGPVRNPWNVAHATGGSSSGSGSAVAARLTFAALGSDTGGSIRMPAHFCGVSGLKTTVGLISRAGAMPLSQSLDTVGPLARTVEDCALVTGLMAGADPLDPTASSREVPDYMAATRASARGMTVGVPKAFYVDDLDPEVAAILQNTIAALRDEGIAIVEVDLPNQLQLSGASQLVLATEAAALHKRWMIERPQDYGPQVLMRLENGLAVTGVAYLEALRWRGPALAAHLAAVTGVDAILAPVSPMAAPRIDETDIGNGPGAEALIQRVTRFTRPINYLGLPALSIPAGFTKANLPVGMQLVGRPFEETTILTIGAAFQRATDHHTKCPDLP
- a CDS encoding ABC transporter permease yields the protein MTVITDTALQAAPATKARGYWATVGRRIVRDKVSMACAAILLLILLAAIFAPYLGLADPYQGSMIRRLRAVGTPNYPLGTDELGRDMLARLIYGGRLSLLIGILPVIFAFIIGTGLGLVAGYVGGKLNTAIMRTVDVFYAFPSVLLAIAISGALGAGIVNSIVSLTIVFVPQITRVAESVTTGVRNMDYVEAARASGADAFTIMRVHMLGNVLGSIFVYATGLISVSMILAAGLSFLGLGTKPPEPEWGLMLNTLRTAIYVNPWVAALPGVMIFAVSICFNLLSDGMRSAMDIRN
- a CDS encoding CinA family protein; this translates as MKDLLPLAEKVAVELIARKQTIGVAESSTGGLLSAALLAVPGASAYFIGGGVIYTRDARRALMEIPDDAFRVPGMRSSSEPYAQLLASQIRERLGCDWGLSETGAAGPSGNRYGDAAGHSCIAVAGPANDVMTLETGSSDRQENMQVFAQTALTFLLKNLKN
- a CDS encoding ABC transporter ATP-binding protein is translated as MTNLIDVRNLNVRFGGERTVYAVNDLSLSVKEGEVLGLLGESGSGKSVTLRALMRLLPKKRTQITGTINVLGKDVLALDDEELSKFRGQSVSMIFQEPALALDPVYTIGQQIAESVVRHEGKTYAEGMKRALDMLEVVRIPSAKRRLDAYPHEMSGGMRQRAMIALALACKPKILLADEPTTALDATVQIQVLLLLRELQREFGMSIIFVTHDIGVAIEICDRVAVMYAGQIVEQGTLSQIVRSAVHPYPKGLLSSTVHGARRGKRLETIPGTPPSLDKPPTSCSFAPRCKFAEPRCVEGPPPNVELAGDRVVRCIRAEAVMA
- a CDS encoding ABC transporter substrate-binding protein; translated protein: MRINKPAAGRLKTALAMLTVATTLTLPQFAQAEIVVKIGMTAADIPRTLGQPDQGFEGNRFTGNTMYEGLTLWDLSSATKPSVVIPGLATEWAVNDSDKTKWIFKLRPGVKFHDGSDFNADAVVWNVEKVLKQDAPQFDASQVGVTASRMPTLVSAKKIDDMTVELTTKEPDSFLPINLTNLFMASPTKWQSFYDKAQGADAKAKSAAAWDAFSKDASGTGAWKMSKFTPRERLELVKNEAYWDKARVPKVDRLVLLPMPEANARTAALLSGQIDWAEAPAPDAVKEITARGFKIEKNEQPHVWPWQFSRIEGSPWNDIRVRKAANLCIDREGLRDGLLAGLMVPATGTFEPGHPWYGNPSFKIKYDLKEAQKLMAEAGYGPNKKLTVKTQTSASGSGQMQPLPMNEYLQQALAECYFDVKLDVIEWNTLFTNWRRGAKDPTANGSHATNVTYAAMDPFFALVRFLQSGMAPPLSNNWGFINNPKFDELVKKARTTFDAAERDKALAELHAASVDDAAFLYVAHDVGPRALSPKIKNFVQPKSWFVDFSTMTMTP